The genomic window TTGGTATATAGGTTCTATTATATCAATTGATATTAAGATTAACTTATTAGAGTTACTATTGTTATGTTTGTGGTATTAGATACTCAAGGGAACCACTCTCCTTGCTTGTTAGAACTTGTGGAGTAGaaattcctctcttggattttaGTTTGTGAGTAAACTTTGTATCTATGGTTAAATTTTAGCATTGtatcatttttataattattgaaaataattttaaaatttattatttaattatttactaactCATTTGTCAATATGATGTTTATGTCAAGTATTTTACAAAGAAAATCTCACTTGAGACATAATATTTTGCATTGAAACGAATGAAGTTATCATTTGAGAAATTAAACTACAATGTAAATATTATCTTACATATACACTTTGAATGTAAAGTTAGTATTGTATTGATGATGCACTTATTGATTTGTTTGACAACTTTTAGCTTGATCGTAATTTGTATGTCAAAATATTTTGGAAAGTTCTATGACAGAAACTAGCGGCAGTAAGCGCTAGACTTTGTGCACCTTGTCAGTATATAATTGTATTTTCAAGACCATATGAGATGAAATAGTTTCTGTCTGTTTCATATCCACAAAACTGGTGGAACATGTCTATTTCAGAATTCACACAAAGGAAAACAACCTAAGTGTgatttctgttatttttatttttctgaattaGATGACCTTCCgcttatatttatataaaataagaaaGTTTGAATGTTTGATGTCTATAAGTAATTATCTTTGTGTTTGAGTATATTTCTGTCACTATTATTAAAGtggatttattttgactaaaagTTAATTATTTATAGAATTGTCTCTCGTGGTCGTGGGGTTATGGATGCTCCGTTTACTCATTGAGTTGCAAAATTCACTCTGttgttctttcattttttttttcagatatgGGCCTTGATCCTAATCCAACTTCATCAGTTTCGCTCTAGTTTTGTTTGTGTTAGTGAGTCCTTTACTGTTCAAGGACTTGATATTTTGTGTAAATAGCTTTAAAGCTCTTTAGACTTATTAAACTGCTCCATATGACACAGGTCCGGTTTTAGTGACTTCAGTATGTTGCTTTGTAACTATTCCAGTAGATGAATCTAATAGACTATGATTTGCTATAAATATTAAAGTTGAATTTATGTAAATATGCTGAATATGTTTTAAATATGATGATGAGAATGTGTTGCCTTTtagtataatttaaaattttatttattctattttcgtAATATTGATTTTTGAGGCTTGCTTTGGAAGATTTTTCTAAGTGCCAGTCATAATAGACACAAAATACTAAATACAGTATCTCTATCTATATCTCATCTATCAAATACAATTTTATGTCTCTATTTTCCAGTCTTAATGTCCTATATCTATAAACAAACGCAATCTAATATAtaaaatctaaaaagaaaagatttattgCATAAACCTCTCAAAATATATCGGTCTACCTCAAAAGATATGAAGATTTAGTTCAAACACCTCACAAACAAAAAACATATCatcatataattttttaaaaaataaacgtTCAAATCAACAAATGCATTTTAGCTCTAAAATTTAAGATAGTAAACTCATAATTTCTACCTCAATTCAAAAAACAGAGTAGAATTATaacttataaaattataaaacagAATGTAAACATGATtcgtatattttaaaaaaatatatttaaaagtttTGATAGCATaaaaattagtttataaaaaGTTTAGCTAATCAAAGTTACCAGTTACAAACATATCTTCAAAAGAAAACATTAAATTAAATCCAATGATTCAAgaatagcaaaagaaaaatataaaaacttagAAGAAACCAACAGAAACAAGAATAAAAGATTGCAAGAAGCCGGAAAAAAAAAAGGCACAATATTTTGAATTAGGGTGGTGATATGTCATTAACGTTCCACATGCTTATCATTAACGGAAATTATTTTAActcattaattttaaatcttttaggactaatttaattgaaaaaattatTTGGGAACAGATGTTACGAACGACTCATATTTGAAAGACTAATTTCATCATTAACCCTTCTGAATTGACTTGATAGCAACACCAACTATCAACGCAAGAATGAGGCGATGATGAGGGTAGTAGTCTAGTAGAGTACGAGGAGACTGGAAAGACAAAGGCATTGCTGCACCACAAAACAGGGTAGCAGAGAAGGAGACTCCAAAACTCTCCCAGACAACAACAACTGTCCCTTGCTATAATGTGACCATGTTAGTTAagattcatatatttttttatcggatcttttttaatctttttcaaCAATATTTTATCTCATTaatgatattttaagatttaatcAGATTTTAGTTTCCTATTTTAATGTAGATATCTTAGTCTATTTAAAGTCTTAATCCTCAAAGTTCTCTTCCATGAAATTAAACAGTGTCAAAAAAGAAGCGTAAAAAACAATACTCACACTTCAATggcttctccttctctctcagtTCCCTACGCTCTTCTTCCAAGCATTCAGCAAACACACctcattgatgatgatgatgatcctaTAACCATTGATAGAAGCATCTTCAGTTTATCGGAGAACAAGCGTTATGAGTGGACGAACATGTTGATGGGTCATGTTGGAGCATGGTGTGTTGGTTCTTCTCACGGTTGGATTGTGCTTTTGGATCAGAATGGAGTTCCACTTCTTCTAAATCCTTCTTCTTCCACTACCATTAACGTACCACCTCTTCCCCTTTCATTCTTGCACCCTGTCACATATTCTTACTTTGCTGAATACTTAAGGAAAACCTTCATAGTCAAAGCAACCTTGATGTTTTCTTCCTCTCCCTCAAGCTACATTCTTGCCATCATATATGGTTCCAACTACAAGATTGCTTATTGCAATTCTGCAACTTGGGTTGAGCTCTCTCATGATACGCAATCGTACTGTGACATTGTGTTCAGCAACAACTATCTTTATGCCTTAAAACAAGATGGTTCTGTTGAAGTTTGGAATATTTGTGGACAAATTCCTGAAAGATTGATTCTTTTAACACCAACTGTGGAGGAGACTGATGAAGATGAGAAACCATATTTAGGAGATAAGTTTTCAAGAAATTTGTACTTGGTGGTATCTGCAAAAGAAATCTTTCTGGTGATAAGGTTTATTGGGAATTTTGTGAATGATGACGGGTTGGTAGTAGAAGAAGGAGATCTTTTATCATCTGAGGATACACAACCATTGATTTGTCCTTATAGAACAAAGTATTTTACTGTTTATAAGCTTGATTTTGGCGACAAGAAGTGGAAGAAGATGAGATCTTTACATGATAAAGTTCTGTTCTTGGGTGCTAATGAGTCTGTATCAATGGATGCTAAAGCTTGCTTGGGGTGTGAAGGAAACTCAATCTACTTCACAGATGATAGGTGGGAAGAGATGACTTTGGACTACATGTATGGTGGACATGATTGGGGTGTTTTCAGTTTTCAAGAGAAATGTGTTAAGAGTCTCATACAATGTGCAAATAGGATTGATCCTCCACCAATTTGGGTAGTTCCATAGTATTTTAGGATTTGCCATTTAGAATGATATGGTTCTTTTGTaatggatttttttttgtttcttctctATTTGACAATTCAAAAAATCATGTAAATAACTTAAGATTCACTAACCTTTTTTTAAGTACATATGACACATTACAATATATCTTTTTCTTTCGTCCTAGTAATCTATTCTGTCTCTTTTTGGTAGAAACCTGTTTATTATGTGGTACAGTAATATATTGTCTTTTAAGAACATATGACACATTGCAAGTTACCTTTAGTTTATTGTCTCACTTAatcgctctctctctcttccaCTTTTATACTAATATATCTCCCCGTTACTTATTCCAATCATGTTATTGAATAGGGTTGTAATtaagttaaaaataattaatggTGCAGTGCATGAAATTCAACCATCAAAGTGTCAAGTTTATCAGACAACTTTGTTTTTTGTACGTGCATGTCCTTTTCTTCACAACCATGTGATTAGAGACAATAGTAAATAAATGAATGACATCATTTGAGTATAGTTTCTCGGCCTTAGCCCAAACTTCAGGACATGGTTGTTGACCAAGTGATCATGTCCTTGCCCTTCAAACGAAAATCACAGAGCAGCATCTCAGGATTTTAAATATGATGTTAATAATATATTAAGGAGCACTATATTCTTATATGTTTAATGTATTTATGATTCTTTGTCTATAATAATATATAGCATCTGTTGTGTAGTTGAGACATGGTTTCTCCCAAATCTGTCATTCTCTCCTCCCTTTTTCTTTCAACATCTATGACGACTCCTTATGCTGGTCCCCTCTACCTTTTATCACAAGCTTTCTAAGTCTAAACATGGTTAAACATTTCTTTGTAGATTTGCCTTGATGGGGATGACTATGTTGCTGTTGTGGATGAATTCATCAAATACAAGATGTGCAGGTATAAATTCCTTTATATAAGATCATAAAATGTTTCACACACTCTGATTGATAGATTTTTAGACAAACAAGTTTTGCGGGATATGGTTAGACATTCTGCCTTATCTGGATAATTTGGTGTAAACCTTGTGATCAATTTAATGGACTTCCCCTCTTAGACATGTTAAGAGATTGGAAAGCTATTATTCATTAATATTATTTATGTATGTATGATCCGATGATGTATGATgtacttttaatttttaaatatgtatATAAATGTTATGGATGCTAATTTTTGGGACAAGCAATTAAATCTATAGTTTTCCTTTTAAGTATACCACGGCTTGGAGCTTTGGAAAAGGAGGATCTTAATGTTGCAAGTTATGTGAATTGTTATAAATTTACCGATTTATGCATAAAGTGGACTAAGATGCAGTCTGCAATGCAAAAGTATCCTTAGGAGTTGATTGATAAAGAAATTTTATCAAAGAGGAGACGGTGTAAACCACGTGCTATATTTGGGGACAAAACAAGAGCATGCACTTCTGAAACTTCCCGTTTTTGTCAAAATGGATCTGTCTTT from Arachis ipaensis cultivar K30076 chromosome B09, Araip1.1, whole genome shotgun sequence includes these protein-coding regions:
- the LOC110266753 gene encoding probable F-box protein At4g22060 produces the protein MASPSLSVPYALLPSIQQTHLIDDDDDPITIDRSIFSLSENKRYEWTNMLMGHVGAWCVGSSHGWIVLLDQNGVPLLLNPSSSTTINVPPLPLSFLHPVTYSYFAEYLRKTFIVKATLMFSSSPSSYILAIIYGSNYKIAYCNSATWVELSHDTQSYCDIVFSNNYLYALKQDGSVEVWNICGQIPERLILLTPTVEETDEDEKPYLGDKFSRNLYLVVSAKEIFLVIRFIGNFVNDDGLVVEEGDLLSSEDTQPLICPYRTKYFTVYKLDFGDKKWKKMRSLHDKVLFLGANESVSMDAKACLGCEGNSIYFTDDRWEEMTLDYMYGGHDWGVFSFQEKCVKSLIQCANRIDPPPIWVVP